Proteins found in one Plectropomus leopardus isolate mb chromosome 9, YSFRI_Pleo_2.0, whole genome shotgun sequence genomic segment:
- the LOC121948011 gene encoding probable ATP-dependent RNA helicase DDX41 translates to METENRPKKRSFGEEEKSGSEGSEDDDYVPYVPVKIRKQQMLQKMLRLRGKAVDEEQKDSGEEQRDEDEGLGPRSNVSLLDQHQHLKEKAEARKESAKEKQLKEEEKILESVAEGRALMSVKEMAKGIIYDDPIKTSWKAPRYILNMPDTRHERVRKKFHILVDGDGIPPPIKSFREMKFPPAILKGLKKKGIVHPTPIQIQGIPTVLSGRDMIGIAFTGSGKTLVFTLPIIMFSLEQEKRLPFFKREGPYGLIICPSRELARQTHGIIEYYCKLLEEEGAPQLRSALCIGGMSVKEQMEVVKHGVHMMVATPGRLMDLLQKKMVSLDICRYLALDEADRMIDMGFEEDIRTIFSYFKGQRQTLLFSATMPKKIQNFAKSALVKPITINVGRAGAASLDVIQEVEYVKEEAKMVYLLECLQKTPPPVLIFAEKKADVDAIHEYLLLKGVEAVAIHGGKDQEERTKAIEAFKEGKKDVLVATDVASKGLDFPAIQHVVNYDMPEEIENYVHRIGRTGRSGKTGIATTFINKGCDESVLMDLKALLVEAKQKVPPVLQVLQTGDETMLDIGGERGCTFCGGLGHRITDCPKLEAMQTKQVTNIGRKDYLAHSSMDF, encoded by the exons atggagaCAGAAAATCGACCCAAAAAG AGATCCTTTGGGGAAGAGGAAAAGTCCGGCTCAGAGGGATCGGAAGATGATGATTATGTGCCGTATGTTCCagtcaaaataagaaaacagcaaatg CTCCAGAAGATGTTACGTCTACGAGGGAAGGCAGTGGACGAGGAGCAGAAGGACAGTGGGGAGGAGCAGAGGGATGAGGACGAGGGTCTGGGTCCACGCTCCAATGTCAGTCTCCTTGACCAGCATCAGCACCTCAAGGAAAAAGCAGAAG CCCGTAAGGAGTCAGCCAAGGAGAAGCAgctgaaagaggaagagaaaattCTTGAGAGTGTTGCAGAGGGCAGAG CTCTCATGTCTGTGAAGGAAATGGCCAAAGGTATCATATATGATGATCCTATAAAAACTAG cTGGAAGGCACCACGCTACATCCTGAATATGCCAGATACCAGACATGAGCGCGTCAGGAAGAAGTTTCACATTCTGGTTGATGGAGATGGCATCCCCCCTCCGATCAAAAGCTTCAGGGAGATGAAGTTTCCACCAG CAATTCTAAAAGGATTGAAAAAGAAGGGCATTGTGCACCCCACACCAATTCAAATACAAGGAATCCCCACAGT TCTGTCAGGCCGAGACATGATTGGCATCGCCTTTACTGGTTCTGGAAAGACTTTAGTCTTCACTCTGCCCATCATCATGTTCTCCCTGGAGCAGGAGAAGAGGCTTCCTTTCTTCAAGAGAGAGGGACCGTACGGACTCATCATCTGTCCTTCC CGAGAGTTGGCGAGGCAGACTCACGGCATCATCGAGTACTACTGCAAGCTGCTAGAGGAGGAAGGAGCTCCTCAGCTGCGCTCTGCTCTCTGCATAGGAGGAATGTCTGTCAAGGAGCAGATGGAGGTGGTAAAACA TGGTGTCCACATGATGGTTGCCACCCCCGGCAGATTGATGGACTTGCTGCAGAAGAAGATGGTGAGTCTGGACATCTGTCGCTACTTGGCTCTGGATGAGGCTGATAGGATGATTGACATGGGCTTTGAGGAAGACATCAGAACCATCTTTTCCTACTTcaag GGGCAAAGGCAAACCCTGCTTTTCAGCGCCACTATGCCCAAGAAGATTCAGAACTTTGCCAAGAGTGCTCTGGTCAAACCCATCACCATCAACGTGGGCAGGGCCGGAGCTGCCAGCCTGGACGTCATCCAG gaaGTGGAATACGTCAAAGAGGAGGCCAAGATGGTGTACCTTCTCGAGTGTCTCCAGAAAACACCACCTCCT GTGCTGATTTTTGCTGAGAAGAAGGCTGATGTAGATGCCATCCATGAGTATCTGCTGCTAAAAGGAGTAGAGGCGGTGGCCATCCATGGAGGAAAAG ATCAAGAGGAAAGAACAAAAGCCATCGAGGCATTTAAAGAGGGAAAGAAGGATGTCTTAGTTGCCACAGATGTGGCCTCCAAGGGTCTGGACTTCCCAGCTATACAGCATGTTGTGAATTATGACATGCCTGAGGAGATAGAAAACTATG TCCATAGAATTGGAAGAACTGGAAGATCAGGAAAGACTGGTATTGCCACTACATTCATCAATAAAGGCTGTG ATGAGTCAGTTTTAATGGACCTCAAAGCTTTGCTAGTTGAAGCCAAGCAGAAGGTTCCTCCAGTCCTCCAGGTGCTCCAGACAGGGGACGAGACTATGCTGGACATTGGAG GGGAGAGGGGCTGTACATTCTGTGGTGGTCTGGGTCATCGTATCACAGACTGTCCAAAATTGGAGGCCATGCAGACCAAGCAGGTCACCAACATCGGGCGGAAAGACTACCTGGCTCATAGCTCAATGGACTTCTAA
- the fam193b gene encoding protein FAM193B, which yields MARKKSKQQGVAQKELAPGQQTVPKSPVSPGDAADGGGGDAGLDRLATTRANQPMHTCCLLCHREFKDWGASSVNGLPGGHGTKLADAVPALSQALLREAPGRKLADAVPSLSQSLLGEVPLWICQSCCKSVEEEERRSTQEQPTPVPLSHSSSCKSQSCGNGYPEQSTVDWDPSSFLSAHKLSGLWNSAHTNGGEHCNHNTSAHTQQGITAGSACHEKRGLHEAPGKSAKTSGTKVCPYSHPSSQNSSGSSAGNPLSTSADLCKTTPKHFKTMCRRPTPPGEAFHPSDHHQHTDLSVPPNSPTGLSSQHSSLLPPKPNSGQHGHVTSSSGTGVAAHAPFSPLVPNLHGPTAKLNSPSPDSPTSVHKPSPCKNSHIPAVNTQHSKLGTSIMGCNHPCNGHSAGTVATSNVGHLTAGACRDQACKGHKMTNGTLCHPSSELEEGEDEDSSSERSSCASSSTNQKDGKYCDCCYCEFFGHNAPPAAPTSRNYAEIREKLRSRLTRRKEELPQRQDSELTVAGAIDNRDVDELLDFINSSEPKPVNSAKAAKRARHKQKKKEKAQQGMGAAGSDPHSNPSEPVDDEPIPDGSEASRLLDWPQLELERVNSFLTSRLEEIKNTIKDSIRASFSMYDLNLDVNDFPKKAATLEGNHLLSHLNGSSDLQQIDLDLAPLSLGTFKSHLDLVNGWEDTTTVSSPNTTTTTTIASGVTAGSKDIQRLHTTPSLSKLIRVRSPERCTSTGSDSLPQVPVQATAKSNEDAPDPKNATVGNGGAKSKKNKKQQQRQEQSVSEQNSNKPTKAASGNETQKSFECKETASNGSKAGNKQPQHSADNQRNGPKKAEEVRSSKHAANGANGGLSNAQRGKGDIETRGRPEQDSECKAHPTVSANGQQQAKGKNKKNKNKGEKSSSAIDDVFLPKDVDPTEMDEIDREVEYFKRFCLDSAKQTRQKVAVNWSNFSLKKVPSNAAQ from the exons ATGGCAAGGAAGAAAAGCAAGCAGCAAGGAGTTGCTCAGAAGGAGCTTGCGCCTGGACAGCAGACCGTACCGAAGAGCCCAGTCTCTCCCGGCGATGCAGCTGACGGTGGCGGAGGAGATGCTGGGCTGGATAGGCTGGCCACTACCAGGGCGAACCAG CCTATGCACACCTGCTGCCTTCTGTGCCACCGAGAATTTAAAGACTGGGGAGCGAGCTCCGTCAACGGACTCCCTGGAGGCCATGGGACCAAGCTGGCTGATGCTGTGCCCGCGCTCTCCCAGGCCTTATTGCGGGAGGCACCAGGGCGTAAGCTTGCTGATGCGGTGCCCTCGCTGTCTCAGTCCCTGCTGGGAGAGGTGCCTCTGTGGATATGTCAGAGCTGCTGCAAGAgtgtggaagaggaggagaggcggAGCACCCAGGAGCAACCAACACCG gtaCCATTGTCACACTCTTCCTCCTGTAAGTCTCAGAGCTGTGGGAACGGTTACCCGGAGCAAAGTACTGTGGATTGGGACCCGAGTTCCTTCCTGTCAGCCCACAAACTGTCAGGTCTCTGGAACTCTGCCCACACCAACGGAGGGGAGCACTGCAACCACAAcacttcagcacacacacaacaag GTATAACAGCAGGATCAGCCTGTCATGAGAAAAGAGGACTCCATGAAGCGCCTGGAAAATCTGCTAAAACGTCGGGGACCAAAGTCTGTCCCTACAGTCACCCGTCATCCCAGAATTCCAGTGGATCTTCTGCTGGGAACCCCCTGTCTACCTCAGCAGACCTCTGTAAGACCACTCCCAAGCACTTCAAGACCATGTGCCGTCGACCAACTCCACCAG GTGAAGCCTTCCACCCCAGTGACCACCATCAACACACAGACTTGTCGGTACCCCCCAACAGTCCCACTGGCCTGTCCTCCCAGCATTCCTCCCTCCTGCCCCCAAAGCCGAACTCTGGGCAGCACGGCCACGTAACCTCCTCGTCTGGCACTGGTGTCGCAGCACACGCTCCCTTCTCCCCGCTGGTACCAAACCTCCATGGCCCCACAGCCAAACTCAATTCTCCCAGTCCAGACAGCCCAACATCTGTCCATAAGCCCAGTCCGTGCAAAAACTCCCACATTCCTGCTGTgaacacacaacacagcaaaCTGGGCACGTCTATCATGGGCTGTAACCATCCTTGTAATGGACACAGTGCGGGAACAGTGGCCACTTCAAATGTGGGCCATCTGACAGCTGGGGCCTGCAG ggatCAGGCGTGTAAGGGGCACAAAATGACTAATGGGACGTTGTGCCACCCTTCGTCTGAGCTGGAGGAGGGGGAAGATGAAGATAGCAGCTCCGAGAGGAGCTCCTGTGCCTCCTCTTCCACCAATCAGAAGGACGGGAAGTACTGCGACTGCTGCTACTGCGAGTTCTTCGGACACAATGCG CCTCCAGCTGCACCAACCAGCCGTAACTACGCAGAGATCCGAGAGAAGCTCCGTTCACGTCTGACCCGGCGCAAAGAGGAGCTGCCTCAGCGTCAAGATTCAGAACTGACAGTGGCTGGTGCCATTGACAACCGGGACGTAGATGAGCTGCTAGACTTCATAAACAGTTCTGAACCCAAACCTGTCAACAGTGCCAAGGCTGCCAAAAGGGCCcgacacaaacaaaagaagaag GAAAAAGCTCAGCAGGGCATGGGTGCTGCAGGCAGTGACCCCCACTCCAATCCATCTGAGCCTGTTGACGACGAACCCATCCCTGATGGTTCAGAAGCCAGTCGGTTGCTGGACTGGCCTCAGCTGGAGCTTGAGCGCGTCAACAGTTTCCTCACCAGTCGGCTCGAAGAGattaaaaacaccatcaaagaCTCAATCCGGGCCTCATTTAGCATGTACGACCTCAACCTGGATGTTAATGACTTCCCAAAGAAGGCAGCCACATTGGAGGGAAACCACTTACTGTCCCATCTCAATGGTTCCTCTGACCTGCAGCAGATAGATCTTGACCTGGCCCCTCTTTCGCTGGGAACCTTTAAGAGTCACCTGGACCTGGTCAATGGATGGGAGGACACAACCACAGTCTCGTCTCCTaataccaccaccaccaccaccatagCATCAGGGGTCACTGCTGGGTCCAAGGACATCCAGCGGTTGCACACTACCCCCAGTCTCTCAAAGCTCATAAGGGTCCGATCCCCAGAAAGATGCACTTCCACTGGATCTGACAGTTTGCCGCAGGTGCCAGTCCAAGCCACAGCTAAATCGAATGAGGATGCCCCCGATCCTAAGAACGCAACAGTTGGGAACGGTGGTGCAAAGtcaaagaagaataaaaagcagcagcaaagacAGGAGCAATCTGTGTCAGAGCAAAACTCCAACAAACCAACCAAAGCTGCCTCCGGGaatgaaacacagaaaagcttTGAGTGTAAAGAAACGGCTTCTAATGGCTCCAAAGCGGGGAACAAACAGCCCCAGCACTCTGCAGACAACCAGAGGAATGGCCCTAAAAAAGCAGAGGAGGTCAGATCGTCTAAACATGCGGCAAATGGAGCGAACGGTGGCCTCTCGAATGCACAAAGAGGGAAAGGTGACATAGAAACACGAGGTCGGCCTGAGCAGGATTCAGAATGCAAAGCTCACCCCACAGTTTCAGCCAATGGGCAGCAGCAAGCCAAGGGGAAAAAtaagaagaacaagaacaaggGTGAAAAATCCAGCAGTGCTATCG ATGATGTATTTCTCCCGAAAGATGTGGATCCAACAGAAATGGACGAGATTGATCGGGAAGTGGAATACTTCAAAAG GTTTTGCCTTGATTCTGCAAAACAAACCCGCCAGAAGGTAGCAGTGAATTGGTCCAACTTCAGCCTCAAAAAGGTTCCTTCCAATGCAGCTCAATAA
- the mxd3 gene encoding max dimerization protein 3 gives MDGNICNIQVLLRAAEFLERREREAEHGYASVLPLSPDNSDKRSKQKSKKISAAGGNRSVHNELEKNRRAQLRHCLEQLKKQVPLSSDSMRNTTLNLLRRAQLHIKKLQEQDERAEQLKGRLRWEQRELRVRLEQLQRGTERMRNDSQGSTMSSERSDSDREDVEVDVESIVFDCVDSDGLSITHTGADHCYSSMDKAWL, from the exons ATGGACGGAAACATTTGCAACATCCAGGTTCTCCTTCGGGCGGCTGAGTTTCTGGAGAGAAGAGAGCGAG agGCAGAACATGGATATGCTTCAGTCCTTCCTCTCAGTCCAGATAACtctgacaaaagaagcaaacagAAGAGCAAGAAGATATCTGCTGCTGGTGGCAATAG GTCGGTTCACAAcgagctggaaaaaaacag GCGAGCTCAGCTGAGGCACTGCCTGGAGCAGCTCAAGAAGCAGGTCCCTCTGTCATCTGACTCAATGAGGAACACCACGCTCAACCTGCTGAGACGAGCCCAACTTCACATAAAG AAGCTGCAGGAGCAGGATGAGCGTGCAGAGCAGCTGAAGGGCCGCCTGCGCTGGGAGCAGAGGGAGCTGCGGGTTCGgctggagcagctgcagagaggcaCAGAGAGGATGAGGAACGACAGTCAGGGGTCGACCATGTCGTCCGAGAGGTCGGACTCTGACAGAG AGGATGTGGAGGTTGATGTGGAAAGCATCGTGTTCGACTGCGTGGACTCTGACGGACTGAGCATTACACATACTGGTGCAGACCACTGTTACTCCAGCATGGACAAAGCCTGGCTATGA